Proteins from a single region of Dyadobacter fanqingshengii:
- a CDS encoding carbamoyltransferase family protein yields MYILGINAAFHDTAAALVKDGKIIAAAEEERFTHIKHGKRPVPFSTWELPFHAIDYCLKTAGITIKDVDRIAYSFDPDGVSEASVYEDDLLSSSDLLIQPDVYNGWDTLFLNYIRKAPEQLRDGYPHHLQKRLANAGSLTEKWEFVNHHVAHAASAFFPSPFTEAAVMTLDGRGEKATTGYFMGKGNSLEQLSTVDMPHSLGMLYEKITTYLGFLHSSDEYKVMALASYGKPVYLEDFHSVIHVQDNGQYTIDEFDPQQWWGPGRTKEDPFEQLHHDIAHSLQKALEETVLKLANWLYTGTKSENLCMAGGVALNCVMNAVIRDKGPFKNIWVQPAAGDAGTALGAAQWLDVQLNSQHNDRYTAPMDHVYWGPDYTDDEIEKFMIWAKMPYKRLYDVAKETAAILAEDKIIAWYQGRMEFGPRSLGSRSILASPIHPDMQARLNDIKDREDFRPVAPVVLEEDAPEWFENADVSPFMLFVYPVKDDKADQIPAVRHTDGTARVQTINAQQHPLYYELISEFKKLTGVPVLVNTSFNTRGEPIVCSPRDAIECFWTSPFDALIINSFILEK; encoded by the coding sequence ATGTATATTTTAGGGATTAACGCGGCATTTCATGATACGGCCGCTGCACTCGTGAAAGACGGCAAGATCATTGCCGCAGCCGAGGAAGAAAGATTTACGCATATCAAGCACGGTAAGCGCCCTGTTCCTTTTTCTACATGGGAATTGCCATTTCACGCCATTGACTACTGCCTCAAAACGGCTGGTATTACCATAAAAGACGTCGACCGCATTGCATATTCATTTGATCCGGACGGTGTTAGTGAAGCTTCTGTCTACGAAGACGACCTACTTTCAAGTTCCGATTTGCTGATTCAGCCTGACGTTTACAACGGCTGGGACACTTTGTTCCTGAACTACATTCGCAAGGCGCCGGAGCAGTTACGAGACGGTTATCCGCATCATTTACAGAAACGATTGGCTAACGCAGGATCATTGACAGAAAAATGGGAGTTTGTAAACCACCATGTCGCACACGCGGCGAGCGCGTTTTTTCCATCACCATTTACCGAAGCGGCTGTAATGACGTTGGATGGTCGCGGCGAGAAGGCAACGACGGGCTATTTCATGGGCAAAGGCAATTCCCTGGAACAGCTTTCGACCGTGGACATGCCGCATTCGCTGGGTATGTTGTATGAAAAAATCACTACGTATCTGGGCTTTTTGCATTCATCGGATGAATACAAAGTGATGGCGCTTGCATCCTATGGCAAGCCGGTTTACCTCGAAGATTTTCACTCGGTAATCCATGTTCAGGATAATGGTCAATACACGATAGACGAATTTGACCCGCAACAATGGTGGGGTCCTGGCCGTACGAAAGAAGATCCTTTTGAACAGCTGCACCATGATATCGCCCATTCTTTGCAAAAAGCATTGGAAGAAACGGTTTTGAAACTGGCCAACTGGCTTTATACGGGAACAAAGTCGGAGAACCTGTGCATGGCAGGCGGCGTTGCGCTGAACTGTGTAATGAATGCCGTGATCCGCGATAAAGGCCCGTTCAAAAATATATGGGTGCAACCTGCCGCAGGCGACGCCGGAACTGCATTGGGTGCTGCACAATGGCTTGATGTACAATTGAATAGCCAGCACAACGACCGTTACACGGCGCCGATGGACCATGTTTATTGGGGACCTGATTATACGGACGATGAAATTGAAAAATTTATGATCTGGGCAAAAATGCCATACAAACGCTTGTATGATGTTGCCAAAGAGACGGCTGCTATTTTGGCCGAGGACAAAATCATTGCCTGGTATCAGGGCCGTATGGAATTTGGGCCGCGGTCGCTGGGAAGCAGGTCTATTCTCGCATCGCCAATCCATCCCGACATGCAGGCAAGATTGAATGATATCAAGGACCGTGAAGATTTCAGGCCTGTTGCGCCGGTAGTTTTGGAAGAGGACGCGCCTGAATGGTTTGAAAATGCTGATGTTTCTCCGTTTATGCTTTTTGTTTACCCGGTTAAGGACGACAAAGCAGATCAAATCCCAGCTGTAAGGCATACGGACGGGACAGCCCGCGTCCAAACCATTAATGCGCAGCAACATCCGCTTTATTACGAGCTGATCAGTGAATTCAAGAAGCTGACAGGTGTGCCGGTTCTTGTCAATACATCTTTCAATACGCGTGGAGAGCCTATTGTATGTTCGCCCAGGGATGCCATTGAATGTTTCTGGACTTCGCCATTTGATGCATTGATTATCAATTCCTTCATACTTGAAAAATAA
- a CDS encoding glycosyltransferase family 4 protein, translating to MNGDISTEKRLKIFTWHIHGSYLYYLSQGNYDIFIPVRDAKDEGYYGRGTTFPFGPNIIEVPAEEIRNMDFDCILFQSERNFLIDQHEILADWQKRLARIYVEHNTPELHPTNTRHVMTDPSVTLVHVTPFNKLMWDSSGLPNVRVIEHGVCIPEVTYQGDIPRGIVVINHIQQRGRITGWDIFDEVRKHVPLDLVGMGTLESGGLGEVLNPQLPEFISHYRFFFNPIRYTSFGLAVCEAMMTGMPVVAMATTEYVTVIKNGESGFIDTNIDNLIENMNRLIADQGEARRLGQCARAIALDKFSIHRFTNDWEKIIRQTIQLNIHNHEKENSIYQ from the coding sequence ATGAACGGAGATATTAGTACGGAAAAGAGACTTAAAATCTTCACATGGCATATACATGGAAGCTATCTTTATTACCTTTCGCAGGGAAATTATGACATATTTATTCCTGTAAGGGACGCCAAAGATGAAGGCTATTACGGGCGCGGCACCACATTCCCTTTTGGGCCAAATATAATTGAAGTTCCAGCCGAGGAAATCAGGAATATGGATTTCGACTGTATCCTGTTTCAATCGGAAAGAAATTTCCTGATAGACCAGCACGAAATCCTTGCCGACTGGCAAAAGCGACTTGCCCGGATATACGTTGAGCACAACACACCGGAACTGCATCCCACGAACACGCGACATGTTATGACGGACCCGTCTGTGACACTGGTGCATGTTACGCCTTTCAATAAGCTAATGTGGGATAGTTCGGGATTACCCAATGTTCGCGTGATTGAACACGGCGTATGCATTCCCGAGGTTACATACCAGGGCGACATTCCCCGCGGGATCGTGGTCATAAACCACATTCAGCAACGCGGGAGAATTACCGGTTGGGATATTTTTGATGAGGTAAGAAAGCATGTTCCGCTGGATCTGGTGGGCATGGGCACATTAGAGTCCGGCGGGCTGGGAGAGGTGCTTAATCCCCAGTTGCCCGAATTTATCAGCCATTACCGGTTCTTTTTCAACCCCATCCGCTACACGAGTTTTGGGTTGGCCGTTTGCGAGGCCATGATGACAGGAATGCCCGTGGTGGCCATGGCGACAACGGAATATGTGACTGTTATCAAGAACGGCGAATCGGGATTTATTGATACCAACATTGACAACCTCATAGAAAATATGAACCGGCTGATCGCAGACCAGGGTGAGGCCAGGCGCCTGGGACAATGTGCGAGGGCCATTGCTTTGGACAAATTCAGCATCCATCGATTCACCAATGACTGGGAAAAAATCATCAGACAGACTATTCAATTAAATATTCACAATCATGAAAAAGAGAATAGCATTTATCAGTGA
- a CDS encoding glycosyltransferase family 4 protein, whose protein sequence is MKKRIAFISEHASPLAVLGGVDSGGQNVYVAEICKSLAKLGYAIDIFTRKDNEELPQIVSWLPGIRVINVDAGPAKEVAKELLLGYMDDFTTSMIRFIRNSRIEYDLIHANFFMSGLVASSIKRMLGIPYVITFHALGKIRMIHQKEKDAFPAARLDIEQMIVNDANFIIAECPQDRQDLIDYYNADASRISIIPCGFSSDEFYPASKTAARRRLGLQKDEVILLQLGRMVPRKGIDNVIRAMRYLTDVPKIKLLVVGGSDEKPDFEKNLELKRLKEIADSEGVESHVEFVGRRDREQLRDYYQAADFFISTPWYEPFGITPLEAMACGTPVIGSNVGGIKYTVQHNQTGFLVPPHNPEALAEALREGISCPEKYRNLCRNALSRVNDKFTWDKVAKSAHELYMKVTSRYYSGRVYLLHVKEPGRNASKNYQSGAITYAIS, encoded by the coding sequence ATGAAAAAGAGAATAGCATTTATCAGTGAACACGCTTCTCCGCTGGCAGTTCTGGGAGGCGTGGATAGCGGAGGGCAGAATGTCTATGTGGCGGAGATCTGCAAATCACTTGCGAAACTCGGCTACGCGATCGACATTTTTACCAGAAAAGATAATGAGGAATTGCCGCAGATTGTATCCTGGCTGCCCGGCATCCGGGTGATAAATGTGGATGCAGGACCGGCAAAAGAAGTAGCAAAAGAGCTTTTATTGGGTTATATGGATGATTTTACAACCAGTATGATCCGTTTTATCCGTAACAGCCGCATTGAATATGATTTGATCCATGCCAATTTCTTTATGTCGGGATTGGTAGCTTCCTCAATCAAGAGAATGCTAGGAATTCCTTACGTGATCACGTTCCATGCTTTGGGTAAAATCAGGATGATCCATCAAAAAGAAAAAGACGCATTTCCGGCTGCACGGCTTGATATTGAACAAATGATCGTGAATGATGCAAATTTCATCATTGCCGAATGTCCGCAAGACCGCCAGGACCTGATCGATTACTACAATGCGGACGCAAGCCGTATCAGCATTATCCCGTGCGGATTCAGTTCGGACGAATTTTACCCCGCTTCCAAAACCGCCGCCAGACGGAGACTTGGTTTACAGAAAGATGAAGTGATTTTACTACAATTAGGCAGAATGGTGCCGCGCAAAGGCATAGACAATGTAATCCGTGCCATGCGATATCTGACGGATGTTCCCAAAATCAAGCTGCTCGTTGTGGGCGGCTCGGATGAAAAGCCGGATTTCGAGAAAAACCTGGAATTGAAAAGGCTGAAAGAAATTGCTGATTCAGAAGGTGTTGAAAGCCACGTGGAATTTGTGGGCCGCCGGGATCGGGAGCAGTTGCGGGATTACTACCAGGCCGCCGATTTCTTCATCTCCACGCCCTGGTACGAACCATTCGGCATCACACCATTGGAAGCAATGGCATGCGGGACGCCCGTGATCGGATCCAATGTGGGTGGGATAAAATATACGGTTCAGCATAATCAAACGGGTTTTCTGGTTCCACCCCATAACCCGGAAGCGCTCGCCGAAGCATTGCGGGAAGGCATTTCCTGTCCCGAAAAATACCGGAATCTTTGCCGCAACGCATTGAGCCGGGTAAACGATAAATTTACTTGGGATAAGGTGGCCAAAAGCGCGCATGAGCTGTATATGAAAGTAACCAGCCGATATTACAGCGGACGGGTTTACCTGCTCCATGTGAAAGAGCCCGGACGAAATGCCTCGAAAAATTATCAATCAGGCGCTATAACCTATGCCATATCCTGA
- a CDS encoding D-glycero-alpha-D-manno-heptose-1,7-bisphosphate 7-phosphatase produces the protein MPYPEHMQSKAVFLDKDGTLIKDVPYNANPEKVLFETGVFEGLASLQELGYKLVIISNQPGIALGLFSQQQLDELIAYFYRIFEKNGLILSGFYYCPHLPGQAADQCKCRKPQPGLILQAAEALEIDLRQSWMIGDILNDVEAGNRAGCQTVLINNGNETEWMSGPFRTPGCLAKDFSEAADFIHSKIANTYVQG, from the coding sequence ATGCCATATCCTGAGCATATGCAATCCAAAGCGGTTTTTTTAGATAAAGACGGCACGTTGATCAAAGATGTGCCATACAATGCCAATCCTGAAAAAGTGCTGTTTGAAACCGGCGTTTTTGAAGGGTTGGCTTCCTTGCAGGAGCTGGGCTACAAACTGGTGATCATCTCCAACCAGCCCGGCATAGCATTAGGCTTGTTTTCTCAACAGCAGTTGGATGAGTTGATCGCTTATTTTTATCGAATATTTGAAAAAAACGGCCTGATCCTTTCAGGTTTCTACTACTGCCCGCATCTTCCCGGCCAAGCGGCAGATCAATGCAAATGCAGAAAACCACAGCCGGGATTAATCTTGCAGGCGGCGGAAGCATTGGAAATCGATTTACGGCAATCCTGGATGATAGGCGATATTCTGAATGATGTAGAAGCCGGTAACCGCGCTGGCTGCCAGACTGTTTTGATCAACAATGGCAACGAGACGGAATGGATGAGCGGCCCCTTTCGAACGCCCGGTTGTTTGGCAAAAGACTTTTCGGAAGCGGCGGATTTTATTCATTCCAAAATCGCAAACACTTATGTACAAGGCTAA